Part of the Xiphophorus couchianus chromosome 2, X_couchianus-1.0, whole genome shotgun sequence genome, TTACCACACGGCCAGATTAACAGATCCACAAGGTCACCTATGGAGCGCAGCTTCCCGGCAGCAAACAAACAACCGAACAAATTGGTCCAGGAGTTGGAGGCACAGCAAGGGAGGCCAGCACAGCACAGCAAACAAACTAAGCAGAATGAGTTTACGTCATGACGCAAGTAGTCTTGTGGCAGGTAGACACCTGCTTATAAGCAGCAGCCGAAATTGATCTTAAAGTGGCAGCGTACCATTTATGCTgctacattaatttaaaaattttgtaccaaatgaaacccagcagattgtatGGAGTTGTTACGTACAGCATTCACTCaacctgaccagcagggggcgacagcaaATCACTTGTGTTGaattgttgactttacagcagttCCTGATACAGAGCATGTATGttgtgacagtggagaggaagaactcCCCTCTAACAGGAACAAAccaacagcagaaccagaactgggctcagtaccagcagccatctgccatgaccgactggagctgagagaagaaacaacagagacacaacaACAGGTCAACTGATCAGGAGAACATTCTGtttgtggaaatgaaaaggagagggagaaatgttggatgttggcagcatcatgtcagccaatgcCCTTTTCCAGGAAGCAACCACAGCTAATCAAcaccagaccaggtgtagcttctgtggagaaaaaaataactgagaaaacaaaaagcttagCTTCTAACTAAACTTTTTAGTTAGAAAAGGTTTCGTTTCTAACTAAACTAATTGTTTAGTTAGAAACACCAGAGTGCACCTTCTGGCCTCTCTCCagatcagttcagttcagagAAGGGAACTGTTTCtggctttgttttttcccctgcatgggctgccaccttatcatGGTGGAGGGGTTTGCGTGTCCTAGTGATCCTAGGGCTGTCGGAGGCTTTGTGCCTCTATTTGGGTCAGGTCTACTGAAGCAAACTAGTCCTAGATGAGGGATCGGACCAAGAGCAGCCCAAAGATCgcttagaaatatttctttttaaacatggCGATACAGACAGGGTTCCTGCTTACAACCAGAGCTGTAGACAGAAGTCAGAGTTTCTCCCAGTGTTTTATCAGCCtagcgggccaccaggcttcaTTTTTCCCCCACCAGGCTATgggttgttattttaaatagagATTTTTCTACACCAGTGATAGCAAAGACAAATTAAGCTAAAGGTTTATAGTTGAGGCATTGAACTGACTGAGGATTTCTGAACTAATTGTGCTGTCCCATCAGCTGCCTGTTGGCTTCACACGCtgttatttctgagttttgatgCCTGATTCTGCACCTCAGACTTTCTGTAACTTGACATATTTTAACccaaacacacagcagagcGCTGATGGACGACCCCAGCAGCTCTTCCACCGggctcagcaggttttctggaggaaaccctgaaaGCTTTCCCAGGTGACGCTTCCTGATTGTTCTCCACTTGAAACTTGAAACTTTCTCAGCAGTCTTCCTTAAGGaatgctgcaggtattttgctgcttaagtaatatttaaaagtgaGTTTTTGAAAAGGGATTTCATTCTTGAGTCGTTAAAGGGTTTGACTTGTAACCTGCTCCTGGCCTGTTATCGCCTTCCCGTCCTCAAATCCATTTCCatgatttgtttctctttctaccaaaaactggatgaataaagttttcagtttggtgcttcTGTATATTAAGTGTATCCTATCATTTGAGGTGTACAGTGACCTGCGCAATCCGGTGAACACGTTGTCGCTACTCTACCGTATGCAATAGCAGCAGCTGATCGCCGTGATAAACttgtaaacaatggagggaggagagcgatgcgcattttgttgctggaaaaacaggaactattttgagtttcggTCGCCAAGTCCGGTTATTATAAGCAGTTTGGggcttgttttttaaagtcactTGCAAGTTTAATGAGTTGCGGGTTGCGCTTTTTTTGGGGCTtgtttttgaacgtgaagttgcttATTTGGGTTTTGGTATTATGCGTCTCTGCTTATGAAGCAGAGACGCATAATAAGCCCCAGAATTTGTCTGACAACCAGTTGGTTTTAGGCAGTCAGTTCAAGGTCAACAGAAACCATAGGcagtgttaaggaaatatggctatttttgagtgtttaatatagttaatctaatgccatgtgcgtttaagtagatcaacattcctatttggacaaatggcAAGCAGATGCAAGGTAGAagatcagagataaacattctcctggcaaggctgtaacttagagcagccataaaacactattctcttgaaaggttctaaattagtaggccataaataatatcttccccggctcacaggtcGGAGGTCGGGGGTTCAGAGCTGCATGTGGAGTTGATCACAGCCTTGGAATCTTGGAAACActtaggtttaatttctgatacaccttttaaatattggtagcaatagtgtgttagattaaagtatattacccaagctacaagtactaatctagtaaatggaatgtatttgaaaatgtactaactatgacaatatcggaatcaaaagggaatgatttgaatgttatgtttcacaggttgaaaaagacttctatctcattattgtttgtgataaggcaaagattcaaatctttggagaagctgagtGCAGAGGAGtaagataggttttgtgaaaataacttataactttaacaactaaaatgactcttgatttttgtcattaaaactcaggggaaggtttaagtttttccaaggtagctcttggttgATCAAAAACAGGGGTACGCCCTATTcgcatatattaacaaagagaaacgccttcactagaaaaggGAATGCTCAATAATAAGAATTCAGACAGCTGCCCTGTTTTGCTTTATGCATCAGCTTTCTCCAAAGGCGcctttgttcttttccttttaattcttttgtctcaggtaaagaatgtacaTCTTTGTAACTCTGCAGTTTTCTTGTAATTCATACGGTGTTTTTTCTATtagattaaactctgtatctctgtgacgtcatcgcGCCTCGCCGTTTTCTTTCCAGCCGTGACGCcatccgctcgggacccgggcgaacaggaggaaaaagagagccaagctttttccaaaatttaagctaactagtaaatttcctccttaatagcagttaaatatttaaagtatgaGTTGAACCCTATTATTTgtcaaattgactttttaacaCGAACAACCGAGTTCAAAGAGCGACACAGGAGAGCTGACGGATTTCCTTGAACGTAGCATAAAATTTCCCCCAGCAGGCTGTGCGGCATGCAAGCAGCATGCGAAAGCTCAAGAATCATGTTTAAACAGAAAGCTTGATCCagttaaaaacactgaaaaataagCTGTGAATACATAAATAACTTATATAACTTAAATAACTTATTTCCACAGTAAGGTAAGATATAAATCTTCACTAAGGTTCTTGCTGCTGTCTGTGTCTCTCGACGATCTGTTGTAATTCATGGAGCGATTGATAGCGCGTTAGCTTTTACCTTATTATGCTTCTCTGATGTATAAATGTTGACCTGTTAACATTAACTTGTTGTTTACCATACGGACTCGGAGTGTGTTCGGTATTTACAGGTTTCTGTAAATATTACAGTTACttaaacatgtcttttttttttgttgggaacttttaatttgtaaaataatcattgaATTAACATTACACAACAAACACTGTTGTAACACCAACAACAATATTAGTAGTCGTAATATTGACAGATATTAATATAATTGTTATTGTTGCTGTTGACAGGTCCaggttaaaataacaaataataaaaaaaaaaattctaatgacttttaaagttttttctacagcaaaatgactgaaaaaggAGACAAATTTACTAAACAGCAGCCTTTTGTCGTGATATATTGCTTGTTAGtactttgtgttaattttttttaccaggtgGTTTGttgttaattgttttattaCCGTGGATTATCTTTAAACTCTTGAGGATTCAACAATCCTGgtttatgttatgttattattattattattattttttaatcaatgtttcaTTCTTTGTGTAAATAACACATCCAACACAGTTCAATCTATGATGCTAACTTGAGATTATTTGTATTTCAGGTACTTTGTAAGGTACATACAGACGTATATGGTGTTTAACCGAACATTGCACTTGTGATCCACAGAATGGGCCATCGAATTGACGATGTGATGAAGTTGTGCTGTGAGCTGTCTGCCAATCAGCAGATCAAGTCCACAGTAAAAGGTTCTGCGAagggagcagcagctgcaggtggaCTCGCTTTCGCTGGAGGCTTGATGGGGGGTCCCCTCGGTATTGCTGTGGGTAAGGCTTAGACTTGCTTATGAACCTTTGCACCCCATCGTTCCTCCGCAGGAGAATTAGAAACCCTTTCTTCCATCTAGGTGGTGCAGTGGGTGGTCTCCTTGGCTGCTGGCTGACCAGTGGGCAGTTCAGGCCGCTTCCACAGATCATAATGGAGCTCAgccctcagcagcagcagaagctgtaTGATGATCTCATGGGGATCCTGGGAGATATTCAGTGGACCGACCTGGCTCAGTTAACTGCGCTGGTGATGGGCAACTCCATCCTGAAGCAGCAGGTCACGGCTGCTCTTATCGGGTACATCTCTAAGGAGCTCCAGGCTGAGGTGCACTATGTGGATTAGTGTCCATCTAAAAACTGAATGGGCTGACCCAAAGTCTTACAGGCTCAGAGGAATAGTAccatgaagaaaaaatgtgaactgTTGCTAAGAATGTAAAAATACAGCAGTGCCAACACAATCATCATTTGTCAGTAATAAACCAGTTAGCATTTGTTATAAAACTGTGCTGTATGTTTTGGGACAAAAGAAATCTACAGTTTTTACttgaaggaattatttattatgCCTTTGCCTGCACTGAAGAGACCAGTCTGGCTTTAAATGTAATGGGGAAATTATGGCCTGACGGACATGATAATGGGAAACATCACTATATACCCATGTGTTCAACTAGTTCactcatatttttttccttggtagttaataattttttttaaatcatggaGTTAATCATAAAAATGCTCATTGAAAGGCATATGGATTGCAATTAAAAAGCTAATGAATATTCACTACAAAGCACACACAGGATGATGTATTTcaagtattttcagttgttttttgatTATGGGTGAAAATCTAGAATTTCATTTCTGAGgaaattagaacaaaaaaataggaccagtttaaaataatttttaatgcagaaatgatGTGGACtacaaaattacagaaaaaagacTGTGGACTCGACAGCCATCCATCAGACAGCCACTGATACCCTTCACAAGGCTGGTAGACAACAAGATTCCTCTTACAGAATCTGAGAATTTGGATTTCTAGTTCCACTTAAATTGATTcaaaaattgagtggaaggcaAAGACGTAGATAAAGGTGCACAAGCAACAGCGATTAGTAGAACCTTAATAGGATTGTAAAGTAAAGCTAATTTGAGAGTTTGGGGCAATTTAAAGAAGTCCGAACTAGGTGTGGTCACCAGCTGGAGTGGAGCATGTAGCTGAAGAAAAACTATTGCTTTAACACAAGGAAAAATATTCTTGTCTTAAGAACTATTGTTTTCCTTGTGTTGAGCTTCTGCTTAAGAAACATCACCAGAAGCATCTACTGGATTTTATCAAGTCTAAAGTCATTACAGCCATGAAGTTTTGGAGCACTTTTTGCTGCCTTCTGCTGACAAGCTTCACAGAGATGCCGACACTGCCAGAAGTAGCAATACCTGGTTTAATAACCGTGGTGTCACTGAGTTTAATGGTCAAAAAGATTGGTTGATCTAAAGATATAGATAACCTATAGAGTTTTATGGAGAGGTAGATGAGACGACAGCAGTGATTCATGCAAAAAGAGCCGTGGTGTGACTTTCTGAGATATTCAAGTTAGGTTTTTATTGCTATAAGCCATAAATCTTGTAAATAACAGAAACATCCTTGAAATACACAACTGTGTAATGAATTAGATTGCCTTAATTGGAGTAATAAAGTCACTTCTTAATATTCATTTATGAAGATTTAACTAATATTCTTTAATTTAGGTATAAAAATACCTGAAACTGTTTAAAGGAGGGTTTATGAGATAGTAGAGGGGTGAAATGACCAGCTCTGTCTAATGGTCCTGCCTGTTTAATAAATGAGTGTTTTCAAAAACCCTTGGCTAATTGTTTTCACATGGTGTTTTAAGAATATtcttaaatgttattaattctACTTTTGTTTCAAATCTGCCTCTTCTATACTTATTGTCCTGTTATAACCGTTTCTGCAGGAAAACTAGGTCCTGTTTTCCTGCTCTCTGTGGGTCAATGAAACCTTAAAGTGTTATTACAGATACTAAAAGCATTGACAAATGACAGTATTACATGGTTAAAGTACTTTATTACTGCAGAGgcaacatttgaaacaaatcaTGATGAGTGAGAAAGTGAAGACTCACTTAAGACATAATGGTGCCTTTGCAAATAACTATTAGCAAACTTACATTTAGGTCCCCTTCAACTAACATatttaataacatattttataacAGTTTAAAGATCTCCTGTATTTATCCCACGATAACTGTCTCTTCATCTGGAAACTCGTAGTAGGGAACCTCAAGGTTAAGGGGAGCAGGTCCCTTCCTAATTCTTCCAGAAGCGTCGTAATGTGAACCATGGCAAGGACAGTAGTAGCCCCCATATTCTCCTGCATTAGCAATGGGCACACAGCCCAGGTGGGTGCACACTCCGAGAACGATGACCCACTTGGGGTTGAGCACTCTATCCTTGTCGTGCTGGGGGTCACGCAGCTCTCCAAGATTCACATCTGCCTCTGCCGCGATTTCTTTCTCGGTGCGATGGCGGACGAATAGGGGCTTCCCTCTCCACTTGAAGGTCATGTTTTTGCCTTCTGGGATGTCACCCAGCTTGATCTCAATCTTGGATAAGGCCAGAACGTCCGCTGAGGCGCTCATGGAGGAGATAAATTGGGTGACCACAGTTTTGGCTGCATACACGCTGATTACAGTGGTAACTCCGGTCACCAGGTAGGAAAAGGCCCTCCTGGCCTCACTGCTCTCTTGTGAGGACTTCTGGGGATTTAAAACTTCGGGTCGGCGATAGTCAGAGAAGTCAGGAATCTTGATGTCTGTGTGGGCAAGGCGGGTTCCTGCTGGAGCTggacaaaaatcaaaatacttaaagaggagctgcagacaaACCAGGTCAAGTCAATTTAGCTGCTTCATGATACTAAAAGcatcatgaagtgcttttaGTATAATGATGGTTTTAAGGAAATTTTcagcaaatttgcttattttcagCAATAAAGATTTATAAATATTGTATTATCTTGTTTTTAGAAATTAGATTACTTTTCTTCTGGCAGTCAGATTGGATTTGATAATTTACAAGTTTAGATTGTCAAATAGATGAAAAGTCTTTACATTTACTACTAACATATGAGTATCCTTTGACATAAACcgttccattgtagctctgggtTTGTGTTTAGGAATGTCAAGAAATGAAGGTAAACTTCCTCTCCAGTCTCAAGTcctttgcagcctctaacaggttttctttggtcctgtatttagctccaacCAGTTTCCATTAACTCTGACTCTGGCTAAATTAGTGCATTCCTACAACAGGATGCTGCTGATACCATGCTTCACAGTGGGGGTGGTATGTacagggtgatgtgcagtgttaacTTTCCTACCACTTTTTCTAAATACCTGCTGTGCCACCTACATGGCATATGACAAAGTGTAAATTGGAATacttgtggttttcttttagcCATGATTTTATTCCTAAAACATTCCTCCATTAAGGTGTTGTGGATAACTACCTGTCCTTTCAGCAGTTTTTCCTGAGTATGATGCACAccacatattatttttttatttttacaaaattttaaatcatgaaTGAGTTcgttcacttcacaattatgcattactcTGGGTCAAAATAATGCCTAATAAAAGCAATGAAGATTATGGTTGACAAAATgcgaaaaataaataatgcgGTATGAATAGTTTTATAAGGCACTGTTAAAAATCAGGTACAATAAAGTTAATGGATCAAagatatataataaaatttttaaaaatatttttctgcgtAGCAGCATAGTTAGTTTAAGGTCAAGAGGAACAAATCAAAACTTGTTAAATCTGTTGATTTCATGTTATCAGAGTggaacattttatgttttacatatggATTAAAAATGGTGTATTTTCTGAAAGACAGAGAAGTTTGGGCTTTTACCAAttacacaaaatcttaagttttcttcttgtgtttgtatttattattattgttattattagtgCGGTTGTAACTGTAAAGCCTAACGTAAATATTTAGAGAATTTTCAATGTttctaatataaaaacataacatactAAAATGAAAGAACTGTCATTATTTCaggcaatatatatatatttttaaactttcttttcatgtcttttaTGTTCAATCAGCTCATATAATTGTACTTTCTAAAATCACACCTACATTCTGGTAGCTGTATTCACTTGTTTCGAAACATTGTAAATTAGAGTTACATTAACTCACAAGAAATAGGTCTCCATTTTCTACAGGGATACTAACTACacaatatataaacaaataagaaaagtttCTGAAGCTTTTGAGATACGTCACAAAACTAAGTAACGCCGGTGGCTGTTGTCTCTATTCGTCCTTACCAGCAGCAGGCAGCAGCTCCTTGGCTCCAGGGAACACCAGGCTTTTAACACCGTGTTTGGTTACTTGATAGTAGGGGGAAAAGACCCCCGGGCGAATAACAGTGGACATCATCTCtgtccaaataataaaaacacctcAACCCCACAGCTGGGGACGCGACCTTGCGTGTAGCTTGAGCGGACTGTTCTGATCTGCCTTTTCCAGAAATACTCCCGTCTATGTAACGGTGCGGTTTCGTATTTTACCAATCTTGCTCTTTCACCCATAACAAATGACTTTatcaaaaaatacatattttaaaatatacctGCACAACCCAAACAAAATGTAGTGATGCCTTTATTTGGATTAGTCTAGATTAAAACACGTATTTAGCTCAGGCAATTTGTAAGTCAGTTGTAAGCAGGGGTCCTTGTGATGTAAACAAGGGTCCTCGGAACAAAATATACGGAGATTAGCCGCACAATGGTAACCTGAGCtaagagaagaaaatgaaaataccaaaaagaaagctgtttcttcttattatttttgcatatgTGGCATTTTCGCTGTATGCCGCTTATAATGTGTTCTTCAGCAATAAAGTAATCTCCCGCGTTCACAGGGTGGTGAAGAAAGAGAGCAACGCACCAGCGGGTAacttcaagaaaaaataaaaaagaacagccATTATTTTTGTCTGAGCTGTAAGAAATGCTTCCAAAAAAATATGGTGTATAGTTAACAGAATGAAACCATGTCTTGCTTCTAGGTGGTGTCAGAGATGGAGCCCCGTTTGTTGCAGATGAGTGGAATCCGTGGGAGGACGAAGAGGTGGAGTACAACTCTGCTCTGAACAAGAAGAGAAAGGCCTTCAAACAGTACATGGCTCGAATCGACAGGAGCAAGCCCAAAAGATACAAGGTTCAAATCTGGGGGAAAGCTGCCATCGGTAGGTCGCCTTATAAGTATAAATAACCCATTTATTGAGAGATTGCCAACTGAGAAAGAATGGCTTCAATGTCAAAGGTTGCAGTTGCACAGATGAACAAACTGAATGtctctgagtaaaaaaaaaaaaaaatctgctcagGCGAGACGGAGTTTTAGCTGTTTGACCTGAAACAGATCTGAAAACTATTATACTAACAGCTAGGCATTATTgctataaaaattaaaagtcacTTCTGCGACAGGACACCAATCAGTTTCAATGAACTCTAGTAGTAGTCAGAACTTTGTTAAATATTCAGCCATAATTATGCCAGAAGTTTGAGTCGCAACCTGACCTACTATAATTGGGGCTGGGAGAATACTTTTGAACTTGTGTGAATAAATTCCAACTTGTAcactcagtttttaaaaatctttgaagTTTTATGTTGATAATTTCATTGGCAAAAAGAAtacttaaaatgcattttaaatatatccTAAAATTAACATGATATTCATGACTGTCATGGATGGATGCCATCTGATCACagctgtagatttttttaagggtaatatgatgttttaattgcTGTGAGTGTTAACTATAATTGGCTGCTCATATCTTTGATCACTATTGTAAGTAATCTATTATAAGTCTGGTAGACtcaatggtttgtttttgatggttAATAGTTTTGAAGCTAAAATTGTAttcttttgattaaattttGAATAGGTCCaaagttaaaatttaaaacttagATTCTGTTATGCTTTGCTCATACTGATCAAATGTTCAGGTGTTGTGGTTCTGTACTCACTTTGTTGTTCTGGGTATAAAAACCTGTAAgtgctgcaaaataaaaaaaaatcccaaatagTTTTTGGTCACACAGACAAAGTTAAGGCGTCATACATAATATAATAGAACATGCAAAAACATCTATTGTACATTCTGGAAAAATGAACAATGTTTAAACAGCGCggcttttgaaaatgttcaattattttgttctgattAATTCTCATGTTGTTTGCTACACAAACATATACAGCTCAAACACACATTGGAAAAGTACATGCAATCATTCAATTTAATTATGTCATTTGaatattatgtttcaaatgacataatattattataaattacTTACAATATGCCTATCAACATTGAATTCCAACAAACAAATTATAGTTAGTCTCTGTTTCCACACCACCCaatgtttgttatattttggTCTACATTAGTTCCCCAAAATAAGACAGGaccacaataaataatttttacctaatggtgttttttttatcatattcaatatttttaatagaagAATTAtcttagattttcttttggATACATTATTATTTGTCATAAATATCCATTGTCTTTACAGCTTTTAGTTGAGTACCAAATTAATGATGATGTATTTGCTAGAAAGGTAAGCtttaactgcaaaaacatatGAAATGTTGCATTACATTTTCCTCAGGGCTGTACCTTTGGGAACATATTTTAGAAGGACCCCTTAACCCAACTGACAAGGTGGCACAGTGGAGGGAAGGGGAGCTTCAGTCTGGAAAAGTTGATTTCAGGTAAAACTCACTGATTAGATTTTTAGTATTGACTTACTTCACTTCATGTCTTGGCCACTGGAAGATAAAAGAAAACCGATGAACTCGTTCTCGTTACTAACCAACtttttctgtgttcagtttCTACACCGGCCCAGCAGTGGTTCAGGGACACGTTCCCCTGGAAATGAACAGCCTGGTTTTGGTTCTCAACGGTCGCGAACAGCAGAAAGTTTCTTACTCGACGAGGTGGCTGGAGCATGTTCAAGCCCTGGTTCAGTCTAATACCGTGTCCCATGTGGCCGTGGTCCTGCTGGGCAATGAGCAATGCAACAACGACTGGATCGCCCCACACTTAAAGAGAAACGGCGGATTTGTGGATCTGTTGTTCCTGATCTATGACAGCCCGTGGGTCAATGACAAGGACGTCTTCCAGTGGCCCC contains:
- the LOC114155310 gene encoding cytochrome b-c1 complex subunit Rieske, mitochondrial-like; the protein is MMSTVIRPGVFSPYYQVTKHGVKSLVFPGAKELLPAAAPAGTRLAHTDIKIPDFSDYRRPEVLNPQKSSQESSEARRAFSYLVTGVTTVISVYAAKTVVTQFISSMSASADVLALSKIEIKLGDIPEGKNMTFKWRGKPLFVRHRTEKEIAAEADVNLGELRDPQHDKDRVLNPKWVIVLGVCTHLGCVPIANAGEYGGYYCPCHGSHYDASGRIRKGPAPLNLEVPYYEFPDEETVIVG
- the rxylt1 gene encoding ribitol-5-phosphate xylosyltransferase 1, whose translation is MKIPKRKLFLLIIFAYVAFSLYAAYNVFFSNKVISRVHRVVKKESNAPAGGVRDGAPFVADEWNPWEDEEVEYNSALNKKRKAFKQYMARIDRSKPKRYKVQIWGKAAIGLYLWEHILEGPLNPTDKVAQWREGELQSGKVDFSFYTGPAVVQGHVPLEMNSLVLVLNGREQQKVSYSTRWLEHVQALVQSNTVSHVAVVLLGNEQCNNDWIAPHLKRNGGFVDLLFLIYDSPWVNDKDVFQWPLGVATYREFPMIRPNAQLITSNRPYLCSFLGTVYKNSSREVLMNVLKQSGLDKECLTTAREKWVPQETTESLRRYQTALAQSELTLCPVGINTECYRIYEACSYGSVPVVEDVLTPGNCAAGPSSPLRLLKAAGAPFIFVSDWRELPAILERERGISQEQRVDRRRRLLEWYSGFRQQMKERFTEVIEENFFKTV
- the LOC114155317 gene encoding protein C19orf12 homolog produces the protein MGHRIDDVMKLCCELSANQQIKSTVKGSAKGAAAAGGLAFAGGLMGGPLGIAVGGAVGGLLGCWLTSGQFRPLPQIIMELSPQQQQKLYDDLMGILGDIQWTDLAQLTALVMGNSILKQQVTAALIGYISKELQAEVHYVD